The Pecten maximus chromosome 14, xPecMax1.1, whole genome shotgun sequence genome includes a region encoding these proteins:
- the LOC117342292 gene encoding aldehyde dehydrogenase X, mitochondrial-like isoform X2 has product MTDTKRNPEIKFTQIFINNEFCDSVSGKVFPTINPCTGDKISDVQEGDKADVDKAVKAAKAAVKRGSPWRRMDASKRGKLLSKFAELLERDKDYLASLETIDNGKPYTDSVDDIHASSDVMRYYAGWADKNSGKTIPSDGDLFTFTRHEPIGVCGQIIPWNYPVMMMAWKLGPALACGNSVVLKPAEQTPLSALYCASLLKEAGFPAGVVNIVPGYGPTAGAAIAEHMQVDKVAFTGSTEVGKLVMQAAGRSNLKRVSLELGGKSPLIIFADSDIDAAVYWAHAGIMNNHGQNCCAGSRTLVEESIYDEFVEKSKQMAEFRSVGDPFEESTQQGPQVDEEQFNKILSYVEAGKVEGAKLEFGGERHGDKGYFVKPTVFSNVTNEMRIAREEIFGPVQTIIKFKDLDDAIGKANSTPYGLAAGVITKDINKAMMFAQNVDAGSVWINCYDMITPQTPFGGFKQSGQGRELGEYALKEYTEVKTVTMMIPEKNS; this is encoded by the exons ATGACCGACACCAAACGAAATCCAGAAATCAAATTCACACAG ATATTTATCAACAATGAATTTTGTGATTCTGTGAGTGGGAAGGTGTTCCCAACTATCAACCCATGCACAGGGGACAAGATTTCTGATGTCCAGGAGGGAGATAAG GCAGATGTCGACAAGGCTGTCAAAGCTGCAAAGGCAGCAGTCAAACGTGGCTCCCCCTGGAGGAGGATGGATGCATCTAAGAGGGGAAAACTCCTTTCTAAGTTTGCTGAACTGCTTGAGAGAGATAAGGACTATCTAGCT AGCTTGGAGACAATTGACAATGGTAAACCCTACACGGACTCAGTAGATGATATCCATGCTAGTTCCGATGTGATGAGGTATTATGCCGGCTGGGCAGACAAAAACAGCGGCAAGACTATCCCCTCAG ATGGAGATTTGTTCACTTTCACCAGACATGAACCAATTGGTGTTTGCGGACAGATCATACCg TGGAATTATCCGGTTATGATGATGGCGTGGAAGTTGGGACCAGCCTTGGCCTGTGGTAACTCTGTAGTCCTGAAACCTGCTGAACAGACACCTCTTTCTGCTCTGTACTGTGCTTCTCTCCTCAAGGAG GCCGGATTCCCGGCAGGTGTAGTGAACATTGTCCCTGGCTACGGTCCAACAGCTGGGGCGGCAATAGCAGAACACATGCAAGTAGATAAGGTTGCATTTACTGGTTCCACAGAG GTCGGTAAACTGGTGATGCAGGCAGCTGGTCGTAGTAATCTGAAGAGGGTCAGTCTTGAGCTCGGAGGCAAAAGCCCGCTCATCATTTTTGCAGACTCTGACA TTGATGCTGCGGTGTACTGGGCTCACGCTGGTATCATGAACAACCATGGCCAAAACTGCTGCGCAGGTTCTCGTACCTTAGTAGAGGAGAGTATATATGATGAGTTCGTTGAGAAATCGAAACAGATGGCCGAATTCAGGTCGGTGGGTGATCCATTTGAGGAGTCGACACAACAGGGGCCTCAA GTTGATGAGGAGCAATTCAATAAGATACTGTCTTACGTGGAGGCAGGCAAGGTCGAAGGTGCTAAACTGGAGTTTGGTGGTGAACGTCATGGCGACAAGGGATATTTCGTCAAACCAACTGTCTTTTCTAATGTGACTAATGAAATGAGGATTGCCAGAGAAGAG ATTTTCGGACCAGTCCAGACGATCATTAAGTTCAAGGACCTAGACGATGCCATAGGGAAGGCCAATAGCACGCCCTACGGACTGGCCGCTGGGGTCATTACAAAAGACATCAATAAGGCCATGATGTTTGCCCAGAATGTCGATGCTGGCAGCGTCTG GATCAACTGCTATGACATGATCACGCCTCAGACTCCATTTGGTGGCTTCAAGCAGTCTGGACAGGGGAGAGAACT AGGAGAATATGCTTTAAAGGAATATACAGAAGTCAAAACT GTTACCATGATGATTCCGGAGAAGAATTCATAA
- the LOC117342292 gene encoding aldehyde dehydrogenase X, mitochondrial-like isoform X1, whose amino-acid sequence MAPPKPTREPEIKFTQIFINNEFCDSVSGKVFPTINPCTGDKISDVQEGDKADVDKAVKAAKAAVKRGSPWRRMDASKRGKLLSKFAELLERDKDYLASLETIDNGKPYTDSVDDIHASSDVMRYYAGWADKNSGKTIPSDGDLFTFTRHEPIGVCGQIIPWNYPVMMMAWKLGPALACGNSVVLKPAEQTPLSALYCASLLKEAGFPAGVVNIVPGYGPTAGAAIAEHMQVDKVAFTGSTEVGKLVMQAAGRSNLKRVSLELGGKSPLIIFADSDIDAAVYWAHAGIMNNHGQNCCAGSRTLVEESIYDEFVEKSKQMAEFRSVGDPFEESTQQGPQVDEEQFNKILSYVEAGKVEGAKLEFGGERHGDKGYFVKPTVFSNVTNEMRIAREEIFGPVQTIIKFKDLDDAIGKANSTPYGLAAGVITKDINKAMMFAQNVDAGSVWINCYDMITPQTPFGGFKQSGQGRELGEYALKEYTEVKTVTMMIPEKNS is encoded by the exons ATGGCTCCACCGAAACCCACACGTGAGCCGGAGATAAAATTCACGCAG ATATTTATCAACAATGAATTTTGTGATTCTGTGAGTGGGAAGGTGTTCCCAACTATCAACCCATGCACAGGGGACAAGATTTCTGATGTCCAGGAGGGAGATAAG GCAGATGTCGACAAGGCTGTCAAAGCTGCAAAGGCAGCAGTCAAACGTGGCTCCCCCTGGAGGAGGATGGATGCATCTAAGAGGGGAAAACTCCTTTCTAAGTTTGCTGAACTGCTTGAGAGAGATAAGGACTATCTAGCT AGCTTGGAGACAATTGACAATGGTAAACCCTACACGGACTCAGTAGATGATATCCATGCTAGTTCCGATGTGATGAGGTATTATGCCGGCTGGGCAGACAAAAACAGCGGCAAGACTATCCCCTCAG ATGGAGATTTGTTCACTTTCACCAGACATGAACCAATTGGTGTTTGCGGACAGATCATACCg TGGAATTATCCGGTTATGATGATGGCGTGGAAGTTGGGACCAGCCTTGGCCTGTGGTAACTCTGTAGTCCTGAAACCTGCTGAACAGACACCTCTTTCTGCTCTGTACTGTGCTTCTCTCCTCAAGGAG GCCGGATTCCCGGCAGGTGTAGTGAACATTGTCCCTGGCTACGGTCCAACAGCTGGGGCGGCAATAGCAGAACACATGCAAGTAGATAAGGTTGCATTTACTGGTTCCACAGAG GTCGGTAAACTGGTGATGCAGGCAGCTGGTCGTAGTAATCTGAAGAGGGTCAGTCTTGAGCTCGGAGGCAAAAGCCCGCTCATCATTTTTGCAGACTCTGACA TTGATGCTGCGGTGTACTGGGCTCACGCTGGTATCATGAACAACCATGGCCAAAACTGCTGCGCAGGTTCTCGTACCTTAGTAGAGGAGAGTATATATGATGAGTTCGTTGAGAAATCGAAACAGATGGCCGAATTCAGGTCGGTGGGTGATCCATTTGAGGAGTCGACACAACAGGGGCCTCAA GTTGATGAGGAGCAATTCAATAAGATACTGTCTTACGTGGAGGCAGGCAAGGTCGAAGGTGCTAAACTGGAGTTTGGTGGTGAACGTCATGGCGACAAGGGATATTTCGTCAAACCAACTGTCTTTTCTAATGTGACTAATGAAATGAGGATTGCCAGAGAAGAG ATTTTCGGACCAGTCCAGACGATCATTAAGTTCAAGGACCTAGACGATGCCATAGGGAAGGCCAATAGCACGCCCTACGGACTGGCCGCTGGGGTCATTACAAAAGACATCAATAAGGCCATGATGTTTGCCCAGAATGTCGATGCTGGCAGCGTCTG GATCAACTGCTATGACATGATCACGCCTCAGACTCCATTTGGTGGCTTCAAGCAGTCTGGACAGGGGAGAGAACT AGGAGAATATGCTTTAAAGGAATATACAGAAGTCAAAACT GTTACCATGATGATTCCGGAGAAGAATTCATAA